One Frankia alni ACN14a DNA window includes the following coding sequences:
- the sigE gene encoding RNA polymerase sigma factor SigE: MAAQDSGAGSDAAGAAATSDASGWVPPSWEDVVREHGNRVYRLAYRLTGNAHDAEDLTQDVFVRVFRSLADYTPGTFEGWLHRITTNLFLDRMRRQQKIRFDALPEDTERLAGREASPEAVYAEAHLDADVEAALAALPPDFRAAVVLCDIEQLSYEEIAQTLGVKLGTVRSRISRGRAMLRAALADRAPRTADGAVLAAAEDAEDLYAGPAVSAGRADAPGIAGVEHDQTNASPGSRRNRDDGRGRGGRRRGAVPAGGKGGAPAERPA, from the coding sequence GTGGCTGCACAGGACTCCGGGGCGGGTTCCGACGCCGCCGGCGCCGCCGCCACTTCAGATGCTTCCGGTTGGGTGCCCCCGTCCTGGGAGGACGTGGTCCGCGAGCACGGCAACCGGGTCTATCGGCTCGCCTACCGTCTCACCGGCAACGCCCACGACGCCGAGGACCTCACGCAGGACGTCTTCGTGCGCGTGTTCCGGTCCCTGGCGGACTACACACCCGGCACCTTCGAGGGCTGGCTCCACCGGATCACGACCAATCTTTTCCTCGACCGCATGCGCCGGCAACAGAAGATCCGGTTCGATGCGCTGCCCGAGGACACCGAGCGGCTGGCCGGGCGCGAGGCGAGTCCCGAGGCGGTCTACGCCGAGGCCCATCTCGACGCCGACGTCGAGGCGGCGCTCGCGGCTCTGCCCCCCGACTTTCGGGCCGCCGTGGTGCTGTGCGATATCGAACAGCTCTCCTACGAGGAGATCGCCCAGACGCTCGGCGTGAAGCTCGGCACGGTCCGCAGCCGGATCTCGCGCGGGCGGGCGATGCTGCGGGCGGCGCTGGCGGACCGGGCGCCCCGCACGGCTGATGGCGCCGTGCTGGCCGCCGCCGAGGACGCGGAGGACCTCTACGCCGGTCCCGCGGTTTCCGCCGGCCGAGCCGATGCGCCCGGCATCGCCGGTGTCGAGCATGATCAGACGAACGCGTCGCCCGGGTCGCGCCGCAACCGCGACGACGGGCGTGGCAGGGGCGGGCGGCGGCGTGGAGCCGTCCCCGCCGGAGGCAAGGGTGGTGCTCCCGCGGAGCGGCCCGCGTGA
- a CDS encoding O-methyltransferase — MPDTDIGELDSAAAYAEGFLLEDPILRAARARAEEVGIVPVSPGAGAVLRFLAAAVSARAVVEIGTGTGVSGTWLLRGMRPDGTLTTIDVEAEHLRLARRTYADAGMAPGRSRLITGRALDVLPRLTDGAYDLVFCDADRREGTEYLTQALRLLRPGGVVVFAGVLAEGQAADPGARGPDAVAVRELATAVRDDVRLTQMLLTTGGGLLVAVVAKSSPVG; from the coding sequence ATGCCGGACACCGACATCGGCGAGCTTGACTCCGCCGCCGCCTACGCCGAGGGCTTCCTCCTGGAAGACCCGATTCTTCGTGCTGCCCGCGCCCGCGCCGAGGAGGTCGGGATCGTCCCGGTCAGCCCGGGCGCCGGTGCGGTCCTGCGTTTCCTCGCCGCTGCCGTGAGCGCCCGCGCGGTCGTCGAGATCGGCACCGGGACCGGGGTCTCCGGTACCTGGCTGCTGCGCGGGATGCGGCCCGACGGAACCCTAACCACCATCGACGTCGAAGCCGAGCACCTCCGGCTGGCGCGCCGCACCTACGCCGACGCAGGAATGGCGCCGGGTCGCAGCCGGCTCATCACGGGCCGCGCCCTCGACGTCCTCCCCCGCCTCACCGACGGCGCCTACGACCTGGTGTTCTGCGACGCCGACCGCCGAGAGGGCACCGAGTACCTCACGCAGGCGCTGCGGCTGCTCCGCCCGGGCGGCGTGGTCGTGTTCGCGGGCGTGCTGGCCGAGGGCCAGGCGGCCGACCCGGGCGCCCGCGGCCCGGATGCGGTCGCCGTCCGCGAGCTCGCGACGGCCGTACGTGACGATGTGCGGCTCACCCAGATGCTCCTCACCACCGGCGGCGGTCTACTGGTTGCCGTGGTCGCCAAGTCCTCGCCGGTCGGTTAG
- a CDS encoding anti-sigma factor family protein yields MTEHLGDRVSPLIDHQLDHDARDRALAHLAVCVDCQREVVALRQVKARLVALDDPALPDDVAARLLRIGAGMPGPARPDPGVPGVGEPWPSRSAVGDPRLSPSPPPSRPDATGHGRPAAQPIDRVASRRRSRRGSAEASGRTRHGSRTAPRGAGRRQGARPGGSHDRLRRPSSPPRPGQGRSSMRRTLLGSAALLMIAVTGAAISDGRGNARPAGPIAVPTVSSVVAPGSPAGGSLRLIPMFAPMKVSLRR; encoded by the coding sequence GTGACCGAGCATCTCGGCGACCGGGTCTCGCCCCTCATCGATCACCAGCTTGATCACGATGCGCGGGACCGTGCCCTCGCGCATCTCGCCGTCTGTGTGGACTGCCAGCGTGAGGTGGTGGCGCTCCGCCAGGTGAAGGCCCGGTTGGTCGCACTCGACGATCCCGCGCTGCCGGACGACGTCGCCGCGCGGCTGCTGCGTATCGGCGCCGGGATGCCCGGCCCGGCCCGCCCCGATCCTGGCGTACCCGGCGTGGGGGAGCCGTGGCCGAGCCGCAGCGCGGTGGGCGATCCCCGCCTCTCGCCCTCGCCGCCGCCCAGCCGGCCCGATGCCACCGGCCACGGCCGGCCCGCGGCGCAGCCGATCGATCGGGTGGCGTCCCGGCGCAGATCGCGCCGCGGATCCGCCGAGGCGTCCGGCCGGACGAGGCACGGGTCCCGGACCGCACCGCGGGGCGCCGGGCGCCGGCAGGGCGCTCGACCGGGTGGGTCGCATGATCGGCTTCGTCGGCCGTCGTCACCCCCGCGGCCCGGCCAGGGCCGCTCGAGCATGCGTCGGACCCTGCTCGGTTCCGCCGCTCTACTGATGATCGCCGTCACCGGCGCCGCCATCTCGGACGGTCGGGGCAACGCCCGGCCGGCCGGTCCCATCGCCGTACCGACCGTTTCCTCGGTGGTCGCTCCAGGCTCCCCGGCCGGTGGCTCACTGCGCCTGATCCCCATGTTCGCGCCGATGAAGGTTTCGTTGCGCCGTTGA